The following coding sequences are from one Bacteroidota bacterium window:
- the rsmI gene encoding 16S rRNA (cytidine(1402)-2'-O)-methyltransferase: MKLFIVPTPIGNLEDITLRAIRILKEVDLILAEDTRKSGILLKHLNIDKKMFAHHMHNEHKTVEMISERIANGEKIALITDAGTPGISDPGFLLIRECIAKGIDVECLPGATAFVPALVNSGLPTDTFCFEGFLPQKKGRQTKIKALMEEHRTMVFYESPHRLVKALEQFIEFFGADRNASVSRELSKMFEENKRGTLKELADYFKTKTVKGEIVIVLEGKKSKDKKDKRSDEEE; the protein is encoded by the coding sequence TTGAAACTTTTTATAGTCCCTACACCCATTGGAAATCTCGAAGACATTACCCTTCGTGCGATACGCATTTTGAAAGAAGTAGATTTGATTTTGGCGGAAGACACGCGTAAGTCGGGAATACTGTTGAAGCATCTGAACATTGATAAGAAGATGTTTGCCCATCACATGCACAATGAACATAAAACGGTGGAGATGATTTCGGAACGGATTGCAAATGGAGAGAAAATTGCATTGATAACAGATGCTGGAACACCCGGAATTTCTGACCCTGGATTTTTATTGATTCGTGAATGCATCGCAAAAGGCATTGACGTGGAATGTTTGCCGGGTGCTACCGCATTTGTGCCAGCATTGGTGAACTCAGGTTTGCCAACCGATACGTTTTGTTTCGAAGGGTTTCTGCCACAGAAGAAAGGCCGCCAAACAAAAATCAAAGCATTGATGGAAGAGCATCGCACCATGGTTTTTTATGAATCTCCACACCGATTGGTAAAAGCATTGGAACAATTTATTGAATTCTTTGGTGCCGATAGAAATGCATCTGTATCGCGTGAATTATCAAAAATGTTTGAAGAAAATAAGAGAGGAACACTCAAAGAATTAGCAGATTATTTCAAAACAAAAACGGTGAAAGGTGAAATCGTGATTGTGTTGGAAGGAAAGAAATCAAAAGATAAAAAAGATAAACGTTCTGACGAAGAAGAATAA
- a CDS encoding M20/M25/M40 family metallo-hydrolase, which produces MYSKLLIPLLLYHFITLSIYSQEIKKGEVFAYARIIVDTLASQNMHGRGYVNGGDSIAAHYLKNEFKKFGLKSFKSDYYQKMSFPINTFPNTISVGINGKQLVPGKDFIIYAHSPASKGDFKVVFADDKLVENKKKFDKFLKGNFSNKVVIVNDTGKQTKELQDILGNTIHAKAIVSLKDKLTWSMAQSTNEYPIIEILRTSLLVQPKTLSFDITNEFIPYHLSQNVIGYVQGSVYPDSFIVYSAHYDHLGQMGKDVYFPGANDNASGCAMLLNLAKHYSKPENQPKYSIAFMAFCGEEVGLLGSKHYTENPLFPLKNIKFVFNMDIMGTGEEGITVVNGSVFKTEFDKLKEINTQNNFIKEVKIRGKSANSDHYFFSEKGVKAFFIYSMGGIKAYHDIYDRPETLPLNEFENLFKLITKFGDYLQQ; this is translated from the coding sequence ATGTACTCCAAATTACTAATTCCTTTATTACTCTATCACTTTATCACCCTATCTATTTATTCCCAAGAAATAAAAAAAGGGGAAGTGTTTGCTTACGCGCGTATAATTGTGGACACACTGGCTTCTCAAAACATGCACGGCAGAGGGTATGTGAATGGTGGCGACAGTATTGCTGCACATTATCTCAAAAATGAATTTAAAAAGTTTGGATTAAAATCGTTTAAATCGGATTACTATCAGAAGATGAGTTTTCCGATTAATACTTTTCCAAATACGATTTCGGTTGGAATAAATGGCAAGCAATTAGTTCCCGGAAAAGACTTTATTATATACGCGCATTCACCTGCATCAAAAGGGGATTTCAAGGTTGTGTTTGCGGATGATAAGCTGGTTGAAAATAAAAAAAAATTCGACAAATTTCTTAAAGGAAATTTTTCAAATAAAGTTGTCATTGTAAATGACACAGGAAAACAAACGAAGGAACTGCAGGATATTCTTGGCAACACGATTCATGCAAAAGCAATCGTATCATTGAAAGACAAGCTAACGTGGAGTATGGCACAATCCACAAACGAGTATCCAATAATCGAAATTTTAAGAACTTCTTTGCTTGTTCAGCCCAAAACGCTTTCCTTTGATATTACCAATGAATTCATTCCGTATCACCTTTCTCAGAACGTAATCGGCTATGTACAAGGTTCTGTTTATCCTGATTCATTTATTGTGTATTCTGCACATTATGATCATCTCGGACAAATGGGGAAAGATGTTTATTTCCCTGGAGCGAATGACAATGCCAGCGGTTGTGCCATGTTGTTGAATTTGGCCAAACATTATTCAAAGCCCGAAAATCAACCCAAATACTCGATTGCCTTTATGGCATTTTGTGGAGAAGAAGTAGGTTTACTCGGCTCTAAGCATTATACCGAAAATCCTTTGTTTCCATTAAAGAACATCAAATTTGTTTTTAATATGGACATCATGGGAACGGGAGAAGAAGGAATAACAGTAGTGAATGGAAGTGTTTTCAAAACGGAATTTGATAAGCTCAAAGAAATAAATACACAGAACAATTTCATCAAAGAGGTGAAGATACGAGGAAAGTCTGCCAACAGCGATCATTACTTTTTTTCAGAAAAAGGTGTAAAAGCTTTTTTTATTTATTCGATGGGTGGAATCAAGGCCTATCATGATATTTATGATCGGCCGGAAACACTACCTTTGAATGAATTTGAAAATTTGTTTAAACTGATTACGAAGTTTGGTGATTATTTGCAGCAATAA